The following coding sequences lie in one Anomaloglossus baeobatrachus isolate aAnoBae1 chromosome 7, aAnoBae1.hap1, whole genome shotgun sequence genomic window:
- the LOC142246823 gene encoding uncharacterized protein LOC142246823 — MIINVGHTLDRFRGELQEIRLHNCQIPSVDQNKKSYRYHKGSLVEVQSIAHVLLFSLWSFRLSQYHKVGIFSRSSEIDYEWLKKKLESEYFRDAVENVQSYYISNRGFNQFMTNVSNCTFGILYHTKNRGRINITDVTDSLYDEELDYMSRMMNRNVIVVVDDLNNGDNEEKSRILRSQPSIKEKALDMFLFTAEEKKYLEPLMKLRNVINGETIKENE; from the exons ATGATAATAAACGTGGGGCACACATTAGACAGATTTAGAGGAGAATTGCAAGAGATAAGACTTCACAATTGCCAAATTCCTTCCGTAGACCAAAATAAGAAATCTTATAGGTATCACAAAGGATCTCTAGTTGAAGTTCAGTCTATCGCTCATGTTCTACTCTTCTCTCTTTGGTCTTTCCGACTTTCTCAGTACCATAAAGTTGGAATCTTTTCAAGATCTTCAGAAATTGACTATGAATGGCTGAAGAAGAAGCTGGAATCTGAATATTTCCGAGATGCTGTAGAAAACGTCCAGTCTTATTATATATCCAACAGAGGCTTCAACCAGTTCATGACTAACGTCTCCAATTGTACCTTTGGGATCTTGTATCACACCAAAAAccgagggaggatcaatatcacagATGTCACCGACTCTCTGTATGACGAGGAGCTGGACTACATGTCCCGGATGATGA atagAAATGTGATTGTGGTGGTCGATGACCTAAACAATGGAGACAATGAGGAGAAATCCCGGATCTTACGCAGCCAGCCCTCTATTAAAGAGAAAGCTTTAGATATGTTCCTGTTCACCGCAGAGGAGAAGAAATATTTAGAGCCCCTGATGAAGCTGAGAAACGTAATAAATGGAG AAACTATAAAAGAAAATGAATGA
- the LOC142246824 gene encoding taste receptor type 2 member 4-like: MISPLWVFVLIIDFITLVSGIMLNVAIIIIYMKNWRRQLMSGGVDKIVLTMALTNALLQVLLGYGGLLFSQVFLLLDVTLPLFLFTFFSFVDLCFWNTSFLSICYCLKLVNFSQKVLLWMKSRFSSAVNVLLLGSTLGSFLINSPLLWKTTWMNLNNNGNWTVGDSRLDFPLSFLLVKIIFGNFLPFLFTFLCILLSVKSLLRHIWKIQKNSSDMKYSHLQGHFGAIRTMILLLVLDLMFCVVFVEVRILSLNIGDFLGTISWIIILLYPSLQSVILITGNPKLQEHLYCQRKRSSGPSNA, from the coding sequence ATGATATCACCATTGTGGGTCTTCGTCTTAATAATCGACTTCATCACTTTGGTCTCTGGGATTATGCTGAATGTCGCCATTATCATTATTTATATGAAAAACTGGAGACGACAACTGATGTCTGGTGGGGTTGATAAAATCGTCCTCACCATGGCTTTAACTAATGCTCTCCTCCAGGTTTTGCTCGGTTATGGAGGGTTATTATTTTCGCAGGTTTTTCTTCTCCTCGATGTCACCCTTCCACTGTTtctcttcacgttcttttctttcgTTGATCTCTGTTTTTGGAACACCTCCTTCCTCTCGATCTGTTACTGCCTAAAACTGGTCAACTTTTCCCAGAAAGTTTTACTGTGGATGAAGTCCAGATTCTCTTCTGCTGTGAATGTGCTTCTACTGGGATCAACCTTGGGATCATTTCTTATTAATTCGCCCCTTCTATGGAAAACTACATGGATGAATCTAAATAACAATGGAAACTGGACCGTCGGTGACAGTAGACTTGACTTTCCTTTGTCTTTCTTACTTGTAAAGATCATATTTGGGAATTTTTTGCCCTTTCTTTTTACGTTCTTATGCATTCTGCTTAGTGTCAAGTCTCTCCTGAGACACATCTGGAAGATTCAGAAAAACTCGTCTGATATGAAATATTCCCATCTTCAGGGACATTTTGGCGCCATTAGGACAATGATTCTGCTGTTAGTCCTGGACTTGATGTTCTGCGTTGTATTCGTGGAGGTAAGGATACTTTCTCTGAACATTGGAGATTTCCTGGGGACCATCTCCTGGATAATTATCCTGCTATATCCTTCTCTACAATCTGTGATTCTAATCACTGGAAATCCAAAGTTACAGGAACATTTGTATTGTCAAAGAAAAAGATCTTCAGGACCTTCTAATGCGTAA
- the LOC142246825 gene encoding taste receptor type 2 member 40-like translates to MASINALLQIIVTYGAFLFYSQIFLLILDVTLPPFLFTFLFFIDLCFWNTSWLSICYCLKLVNFSQKVLLWMKSRLSSAVNVLLLGSTLGSFLINLPFLWTATRMNIINNGNWTVGDYRIDMPFLLILVKIIFGNCLPFLVTFLCILLSVKSLLRHIWKIQKNSSDIKYSQLQGHIGAIRTMILLLVLDLMLCVIVAGVMLFSLQIGAVLGTMSWIVIMLYPSLQSVTLITGNPKLQKHVSCQRQKSAGPSNV, encoded by the coding sequence ATGGCTTCCATCAATGCTCTCCTCCAGATCATTGTCACTTATGGAGCCTTTTTATTCTACTCCCAGATTTTTCTTCTAATCCTCGATGTCACCCTTCCACCGTTCCTCTTCACGTTCTTGTTTTTCATTGATCTCTGTTTTTGGAACACCTCATGGCTCTCCATCTGTTACTGCCTAAAACTGGTCAACTTCTCCCAGAAGGTTTTACTGTGGATGAAGTCAAGGTTGTCTTCTGCTGTGAATGTGCTTCTCCTGGGGTCAACCTTGGGATCATTTCTCATTAATTTGCCTTTTCTATGGACAGCTACAAGGATGAATATAATTAACAATGGAAACTGGACGGTCGGTGACTATAGAATTGACATGCCTTTCCTTCTGATACTTGTGAAGATCATATTTGGGAATTGTTTGCCCTTTCTTGTTACGTTCTTATGCATTCTGCTTAGTGTCAAGTCTCTCCTGAGACACATCTGGAAGATTCAGAAAAACTCGTCTGATATCAAATATTCTCAACTTCAGGGACATATTGGCGCCATCAGGACAATGATTCTGCTGTTAGTCCTGGACTTGATGTTATGTGTTATAGTCGCAGGGGTAATGTTATTTTCCTTACAAATTGGTGCTGTCCTGGGGACCATGAGCTGGATAGTGATCATGCTGTATCCTTCTCTGCAGTCTGTGACCCTAATTACTGGCAATCCAAAGTTACAGAAACATGTGTCTTGTCAAAGACAAAAATCTGCAGGACCTTCTAATGTGTAG